The following are encoded together in the Bradyrhizobium sp. CCGUVB1N3 genome:
- a CDS encoding Hsp20 family protein produces MRTYDLTPFYRSTVGFDRLFNLLDQTTSDGSPGYPPYNIERTGENAYRITVAVSGFSKDELSIVAKENTLTIKGEKVANENSKSEVLYRGIAARAFERAFQLADFVQVRDASLENGLLHVDLVREIPEAKKPRQIAINTSAQAAQVIEGEKAAA; encoded by the coding sequence ATGCGTACCTACGACCTCACCCCCTTCTACCGTTCCACCGTCGGCTTCGACCGTCTCTTCAATCTGCTCGACCAGACGACTTCGGACGGCAGCCCCGGCTATCCCCCCTACAATATCGAGCGCACAGGCGAGAACGCCTACCGCATCACCGTTGCGGTCTCCGGCTTCTCCAAGGACGAGCTCTCCATCGTCGCGAAGGAAAACACGCTGACGATCAAGGGCGAGAAAGTCGCCAATGAGAACAGCAAGTCCGAAGTGCTCTATCGCGGCATCGCCGCACGCGCCTTCGAGCGCGCCTTCCAGCTTGCCGATTTCGTGCAGGTGAGGGACGCCTCGCTCGAGAACGGCCTGCTCCATGTCGACCTCGTGCGCGAAATCCCTGAGGCCAAGAAGCCGCGCCAGATCGCGATCAACACCAGTGCGCAGGCCGCGCAGGTGATCGAGGGCGAGAAGGCCGCCGCCTGA
- a CDS encoding alpha/beta fold hydrolase, whose amino-acid sequence MRVWRTLLLAASLLAAPITLAHAQSTPPVKAKNVVLVHGAWADGSSWSEVIPILQAAGLHVTAVQNPLTSLSESVEATKHALSEQDGPTVLVAHSWGGTVISQVGTDPKVTGLVYIAARAPDANEDFVALSKQFPTGPVRAGIVERDGFTKLSEDAFLKYFANGVAPEKAKELYAVQWPTAASIFAGRTTDAAWHAKPSWYAVSKNDDTINPDLQRFLAKRMHATTVELDAGHLSLVSRPKEVANLILQAAGYGPS is encoded by the coding sequence ATGAGAGTTTGGCGCACCCTGTTACTCGCAGCGAGCCTGCTGGCCGCGCCCATCACCCTCGCCCACGCGCAGTCCACCCCACCGGTGAAGGCAAAGAATGTCGTGCTGGTGCATGGCGCCTGGGCTGATGGGTCGAGCTGGTCCGAGGTCATCCCGATCCTGCAGGCGGCAGGCTTGCACGTCACGGCCGTGCAGAACCCGCTTACGTCGCTCTCCGAATCCGTCGAGGCCACCAAGCATGCGCTGTCCGAACAGGATGGCCCAACCGTGCTGGTCGCGCATTCCTGGGGCGGCACCGTCATCAGCCAGGTCGGCACCGATCCGAAGGTCACCGGTCTCGTCTACATCGCCGCGCGTGCACCCGATGCGAACGAGGATTTCGTGGCGCTGTCGAAGCAATTCCCGACCGGCCCGGTGCGCGCCGGCATTGTCGAGCGCGACGGCTTCACGAAACTCTCCGAGGACGCGTTCCTGAAATATTTCGCCAATGGCGTCGCGCCGGAGAAGGCCAAGGAGCTCTACGCCGTGCAATGGCCAACGGCCGCCTCGATCTTCGCCGGCCGCACCACCGACGCCGCGTGGCATGCGAAGCCCAGCTGGTATGCGGTGTCGAAGAACGACGACACCATCAACCCCGACCTGCAACGTTTCCTTGCGAAGCGCATGCACGCGACCACCGTCGAGCTCGATGCCGGCCACCTGTCGCTGGTATCGCGTCCGAAGGAGGTGGCGAATCTGATCCTGCAGGCGGCGGGCTACGGGCCGAGCTGA